From one Catellatospora sp. IY07-71 genomic stretch:
- a CDS encoding DEAD/DEAH box helicase: MVAAAHSREARALVTEAADAQRAARAVLDAEQRLLAEIRGLADTHRRQSLDERLHQADLTRLRQAADGRLRLGPLQAAGITTVGQLIARRHQLHQVPGIGRATVAQLEGAMEALAAEVEAETALRPDPDRRSPADTHLLRSLHRLLLVRRRVRPALGRAGELHDAIAGRIEAARRANSRWRSLFRGRQGREADRAALAELEAALRSPRLETARAKVHAAEAALAKEPTDQQLWRRYQADAASYLTLLAEATGRETSGRTGQLPSDTAARVDQLRLDTSLLNSSLRGYQSFGARFMIAQRRVILGDEMGLGKTVETLAAMCHLAAQGERHFLVVCPPSLAGNWMHEIRRHCRLTPRLLYGGDAAKNTAAWRTHGGIGVTAYTALERLDLKGVQLAMVAFDEAHYIKNPTANRTRRSRRVIDHAERVALLTGTPLENRVEEFGVLTEHINPDVAREAAAASSPDAFRQAIAPAYLRRNQSDVLDELPGRIETVQPVTLSAEEAAAYRKAVWEGHFMTMRRATFGDPTGTSTKLDHVREIAGEALAEGHKVVVFSYFRDVLTAVTAALGDRAHGPLTGSTPPLQRQQVIDAFTASRRPAVLVSQIEVGGVGLNLQTASVVILIEPQWKPSTEEQAIARCHRMGQVRPVQVFRLIAEDTVDTSMRELVAGKAALFDEYARPSAAKEANAQAVDGGDGTRATAEKKIIEQERARLRESGDA; encoded by the coding sequence ATGGTCGCCGCCGCCCACAGCCGTGAGGCGCGTGCCCTGGTCACCGAGGCCGCAGACGCGCAGCGTGCCGCCCGGGCGGTGCTCGACGCCGAGCAGCGGCTGCTCGCCGAGATCCGCGGCCTCGCCGACACCCACCGGCGGCAGTCGCTCGACGAGCGCCTGCACCAGGCAGACCTCACCCGGCTGCGGCAGGCGGCGGACGGCAGACTGCGGCTCGGGCCGCTGCAGGCGGCCGGGATCACCACGGTCGGGCAGCTGATCGCCCGGCGCCACCAGCTCCACCAGGTCCCCGGCATCGGGCGGGCCACCGTCGCGCAGCTCGAAGGCGCCATGGAGGCCCTGGCCGCCGAGGTCGAGGCGGAGACCGCGCTGCGCCCCGACCCCGACCGCCGCTCACCGGCCGACACCCACCTGCTGCGCTCGCTGCACCGGCTGCTGCTGGTGCGCCGCCGGGTGCGGCCCGCCCTAGGCCGGGCCGGTGAGCTGCACGACGCCATCGCCGGCCGGATCGAGGCGGCCCGGCGGGCCAACAGCCGCTGGCGCAGCCTGTTCCGTGGCCGCCAGGGCCGCGAGGCGGACCGGGCCGCGCTCGCCGAGCTCGAGGCGGCGCTGCGCTCGCCACGGCTGGAGACCGCCCGGGCCAAGGTGCACGCCGCCGAGGCGGCCCTGGCCAAGGAGCCGACCGATCAGCAGCTGTGGCGCAGGTACCAGGCCGACGCCGCGAGCTACCTGACGCTGCTGGCCGAGGCGACCGGCCGGGAGACCAGCGGGCGGACCGGGCAGCTGCCGTCCGACACCGCCGCCCGCGTCGACCAGCTGCGCCTGGACACCAGCCTGCTGAACTCCAGCCTGCGCGGGTACCAGTCCTTCGGCGCGCGGTTCATGATCGCGCAGCGGCGGGTGATCCTCGGCGACGAGATGGGTCTGGGCAAGACGGTGGAGACCCTCGCCGCCATGTGCCACCTGGCGGCGCAGGGCGAGCGGCACTTCCTGGTCGTCTGCCCGCCGAGCCTGGCCGGCAACTGGATGCACGAGATCCGGCGGCACTGCCGGCTCACCCCGCGCCTGCTGTACGGCGGCGACGCCGCCAAGAACACCGCCGCCTGGCGCACGCACGGCGGTATCGGCGTGACCGCGTACACGGCGCTGGAGCGGCTGGACCTCAAGGGTGTGCAGCTCGCCATGGTGGCGTTCGACGAGGCGCACTACATCAAGAACCCCACCGCCAACCGCACCCGGCGCAGCCGCCGCGTCATCGATCACGCCGAACGGGTGGCCCTGCTCACCGGCACCCCGCTGGAGAACCGGGTGGAGGAGTTCGGCGTGCTCACCGAGCACATCAACCCCGACGTCGCCCGGGAGGCCGCCGCGGCGTCCTCACCGGACGCGTTCCGGCAGGCCATCGCTCCGGCGTACCTGCGCCGCAACCAGTCCGACGTGCTCGACGAGCTGCCCGGCCGGATCGAGACGGTGCAGCCGGTGACGCTGTCCGCCGAGGAGGCCGCCGCCTACCGCAAGGCCGTCTGGGAGGGGCACTTCATGACCATGCGCCGGGCCACCTTCGGTGATCCGACCGGGACGTCGACCAAGCTCGACCACGTCCGCGAGATCGCCGGCGAGGCGCTGGCCGAGGGCCACAAGGTGGTCGTCTTCTCGTACTTCCGCGACGTGCTGACCGCGGTGACGGCGGCGCTGGGCGACCGGGCGCACGGGCCGCTCACCGGTTCCACCCCGCCCCTGCAGCGCCAGCAGGTCATCGACGCGTTCACCGCGAGCCGGAGACCGGCCGTGCTGGTCAGCCAGATCGAGGTCGGTGGCGTCGGCCTCAACCTGCAGACCGCCTCGGTCGTGATCCTGATCGAGCCGCAGTGGAAGCCCAGCACGGAGGAGCAGGCCATCGCCCGCTGCCATCGGATGGGCCAGGTCCGGCCGGTGCAGGTGTTCCGCCTGATCGCCGAGGACACCGTGGACACCAGCATGCGGGAGCTGGTCGCGGGCAAGGCCGCGCTGTTCGACGAGTACGCCCGGCCCAGCGCGGCCAAGGAGGCCAACGCGCAGGCGGTCGACGGCGGCGACGGCACCCGGGCCACCGCCGAGAAGAAGATCATCGAGCAGGAGCGGGCGCGCCTGCGCGAGTCCGGCGACGCCTGA
- a CDS encoding CAP domain-containing protein — protein MVRKLPAAGFVLCLAACAGGQAEPPAPGDGEALVTLINERRAELSCPPVAADTRLADAAARHARDMLSDGVREHTGSDGSTAGQRIADSGFTAARTGEILFWAQGTGDARQAVAGWMDSPGHRAIISDCRYTHIGAVALTAGSEYVAVADFATP, from the coding sequence ATGGTCCGAAAGCTGCCGGCTGCCGGGTTCGTGCTCTGCCTCGCCGCATGCGCCGGTGGGCAGGCCGAGCCGCCGGCGCCGGGCGACGGCGAGGCGCTCGTGACGCTGATCAACGAGCGGCGGGCGGAGCTGTCCTGCCCGCCGGTCGCCGCCGACACGCGGCTGGCCGACGCCGCCGCCCGCCACGCGCGGGACATGCTCAGCGACGGCGTACGCGAGCACACCGGTTCCGACGGCAGCACCGCCGGGCAGCGCATCGCCGACAGCGGGTTCACGGCGGCGCGTACCGGCGAGATCCTGTTCTGGGCGCAGGGCACCGGCGATGCGCGGCAGGCGGTCGCCGGCTGGATGGACAGCCCCGGCCACCGCGCGATCATCAGCGACTGCCGGTACACCCACATCGGAGCCGTCGCCCTGACCGCGGGCAGCGAGTACGTGGCCGTGGCCGACTTCGCCACGCCCTGA
- a CDS encoding sigma-70 family RNA polymerase sigma factor: MGVREPAVPLVLDAVAERESHGYAILKRVTELSGEPQSWPDGRLYPLLHRLERLGHLTSVWRITETGRRRRFYRAVGASVSHPRAGRCSAGVERGVEPAGGAAVLSPPGRGWPLRRAEPVPRSRPGTVRPDLEQVFRDAYPRVVAVAARVLGSRDGAEDVAQEVLLGFGRSTVPAGEAAGWLCVAAAHTALNHLRAGRRRATRERAVGGDGDCPDVADTVVARDEQRRVRAALARLPRKQAVALVLRHSGLSYAEVAAALDMSPGSVGTTVRRAESALRKELNRDASSD; the protein is encoded by the coding sequence ATGGGTGTGCGGGAACCGGCTGTGCCGCTGGTGCTGGATGCCGTCGCGGAACGGGAGAGCCACGGGTACGCGATCCTCAAGCGGGTGACCGAGTTGTCCGGTGAGCCGCAATCCTGGCCGGACGGGCGGCTCTACCCGCTGCTGCACCGGCTGGAGCGGCTGGGCCACCTCACGTCGGTCTGGCGGATCACCGAGACCGGCCGCCGCCGCAGGTTCTACCGTGCCGTGGGCGCGTCCGTGTCACATCCGCGGGCTGGGCGGTGCTCAGCAGGTGTGGAACGAGGTGTGGAACCAGCGGGCGGCGCGGCGGTGCTGTCACCGCCCGGCCGGGGCTGGCCGCTGCGGCGCGCCGAGCCCGTGCCCCGGTCACGGCCGGGGACCGTACGGCCCGACCTGGAGCAGGTCTTCCGGGACGCGTACCCGAGGGTCGTCGCGGTCGCCGCGCGGGTGCTCGGCTCCCGCGACGGGGCCGAGGACGTGGCGCAGGAGGTGCTCCTCGGTTTCGGCCGCTCCACGGTCCCGGCCGGGGAGGCGGCCGGCTGGCTGTGCGTCGCCGCGGCGCACACCGCGCTGAACCACCTGCGCGCGGGTCGCCGCCGGGCCACCCGGGAGCGGGCCGTGGGCGGCGACGGGGACTGCCCGGACGTCGCCGACACGGTGGTCGCGCGCGACGAGCAGCGCCGTGTCCGCGCGGCGCTGGCCCGGCTGCCCCGCAAGCAGGCCGTCGCCCTGGTCCTGCGGCACAGCGGCCTCAGCTACGCCGAGGTCGCCGCCGCTCTCGACATGTCACCCGGCAGCGTCGGCACCACGGTCCGCCGCGCCGAGTCCGCCTTGCGTAAGGAGTTGAACCGCGATGCGTCATCCGACTGA
- a CDS encoding ABC transporter ATP-binding protein: MVGLLGPNGAGKTTAIKMLLGLVRPDAGEVLLLGRPGADPRARTRVGYLPELFRYQPWLTASEVLALHVRLAGVDIPAAEQRESLAAVGLADRAGDRLGGFSKGMQQRLGLAVALVARPELIVLDEPTSALDPIGRADVRDLVLELKARQVAVLLNSHLIGEVERVCDRVVILDKGRVAAAGTLAELLGQNELRLRLDAVSPQAEQRLAAAGPVSRDGDAVTVQLPADLDPATVPDLVADLVGLGVRVHAVEPGRISLEQRLLDILRHEEHA, from the coding sequence GTGGTCGGGCTGCTCGGGCCGAACGGCGCCGGGAAGACGACCGCGATCAAGATGCTGCTCGGCCTGGTCCGGCCCGACGCGGGCGAGGTGCTGCTGCTCGGGCGGCCGGGTGCCGACCCACGTGCCCGCACCCGGGTCGGCTACCTGCCGGAGCTGTTCCGCTACCAGCCCTGGCTGACCGCGTCGGAGGTGCTGGCCCTGCACGTCCGGCTCGCCGGGGTGGACATCCCGGCCGCCGAGCAGCGGGAGAGCCTCGCGGCGGTCGGCCTCGCGGACCGGGCCGGCGACCGGCTGGGCGGCTTCTCCAAGGGTATGCAGCAGCGCCTGGGCCTGGCCGTGGCGCTGGTCGCCCGACCGGAGCTGATCGTGCTCGACGAGCCGACCAGCGCGCTGGACCCGATCGGCCGCGCCGACGTGCGCGACCTGGTGCTGGAGCTCAAGGCCCGGCAGGTCGCGGTGCTGCTCAACTCGCACCTCATCGGCGAGGTCGAGCGGGTCTGCGACCGGGTCGTCATCCTCGACAAGGGCCGGGTCGCGGCGGCGGGCACCCTCGCCGAGCTGCTCGGGCAGAACGAGCTGCGCCTGCGGCTGGACGCGGTGAGCCCGCAGGCCGAGCAGCGGCTCGCCGCCGCCGGGCCGGTCAGCCGGGACGGGGACGCCGTCACGGTCCAGCTGCCTGCCGACCTCGACCCCGCCACCGTGCCGGACCTCGTCGCCGACCTGGTCGGCCTCGGGGTACGCGTGCACGCCGTCGAACCCGGACGGATCAGCCTGGAGCAGCGGCTGCTGGACATCCTGCGCCACGAGGAGCACGCATGA
- a CDS encoding ABC transporter permease, with translation MTAKIVLTVAALTLREVARRRVLRALAVLTAVLLGLSAWGFSRIDAEFGGLTSGEALMAATIVLNLVMFGLSLIAALGTAFLAGPSMAGEIESGIALAVLARPVRRAAVLLGKWLGLVAFGSGFVLAAGFAQLLIVRFTTGYQSPQPVAGLVLLAFQTTVLLTLGLLLSTAISPMASGIVAVGLFGAAWVAGVVGGVGTALGNDSVAQVGTVSRMILPTDGLWRGAMYAFQDPILLSPQLIGHPLVGDAPLTGPYLGWAAVWVALVAGLAALAFQRRDL, from the coding sequence ATGACCGCCAAGATCGTCCTCACCGTCGCCGCGCTCACGTTGCGGGAGGTCGCCCGCCGCCGGGTGCTGCGCGCGCTCGCCGTGCTGACGGCCGTGCTGCTGGGGCTGAGCGCGTGGGGGTTCTCCCGGATCGACGCCGAGTTCGGCGGCCTCACCAGCGGCGAGGCGCTGATGGCGGCCACCATCGTGCTCAACCTGGTGATGTTCGGCCTCAGCCTGATCGCCGCGCTGGGCACCGCGTTCCTCGCCGGGCCCAGCATGGCCGGTGAGATCGAGTCGGGGATCGCGCTGGCGGTGCTGGCCCGGCCCGTACGCCGTGCGGCGGTGCTGCTGGGCAAGTGGCTGGGGCTGGTGGCGTTCGGCAGCGGGTTCGTGCTCGCGGCCGGGTTCGCCCAGCTGCTCATCGTCCGGTTCACCACCGGTTACCAGTCCCCGCAGCCGGTGGCCGGGCTGGTGCTGCTCGCGTTCCAGACGACCGTGCTGCTGACCCTCGGGCTGCTGCTGTCGACCGCGATCTCGCCGATGGCCTCGGGCATCGTCGCCGTCGGACTGTTCGGCGCGGCCTGGGTCGCGGGCGTCGTCGGGGGAGTCGGCACCGCGCTCGGCAATGACAGCGTGGCCCAGGTAGGCACGGTGTCCCGGATGATCCTGCCGACCGACGGCCTGTGGCGCGGCGCGATGTACGCGTTCCAGGACCCGATCCTGCTGTCGCCGCAGCTCATCGGGCACCCGCTGGTCGGCGATGCGCCGCTCACCGGGCCGTATCTCGGCTGGGCCGCGGTCTGGGTCGCCCTCGTGGCCGGGCTCGCGGCACTGGCCTTCCAGCGGCGCGACCTGTGA
- a CDS encoding FAD-dependent oxidoreductase — MPYTRRHVLRLGTATLAVASVPALELPALAAAVVTADLVVYGATSAGIAAAVTARRLGRTALIVEPGAHVGGLSTGGLGMTDSGVKTAIGGLAGEFYRRVYAKYHGTAVTPTSPARFTFEPHVAAAVCDDLLAEAGVPVYLNNRLTGVTRAGNRITELACDNGQVYRAAIYIDATYEGDLMAAAGVAWTAGREANSVYGETINGVQLRSGHQFDRFVDPYVTAGSPGSGLLPGISASPLAPTGSGDARIQAYNFRMCLTQAADRIPFARPGGYEAIRYEPLARLVQAGYTGPFFTTHAVGGGKTDSNNNGAFSTDFIGANYGYPTASYAARAATVEEHRVYQQGLLWFLANDPRVPASVRSATASWGLAPDEFTGNGGWPTQLYIREARRMVSANVMTEADCRGSRVPADSVGLASYTMDSHNCQRVAVSGALKNEGDVQIGVPQPYPISYRAIVPYESQCANLLVPVCLSASHIAYGSIRMEPVFMILAQSAATAAHLAITAGAAVQQVPIATLQARLRADGQLLTWPLTTPGEIIVDSSTSAGVTRAGVWLRSTSVTGYWGPDYEHDDNANKGVNRLRFTPAIPAAGTYQVYLRWTAHPNRASNVPVDVCANGTVTTRTVDQRSGGGQWVSLGAFTLPAGSSPTGASVLIRTEATNGYVVADAARFVPL, encoded by the coding sequence ATGCCGTACACCCGCCGCCACGTCCTGCGCCTGGGCACCGCCACGCTGGCCGTCGCCTCCGTCCCCGCGCTCGAGCTGCCCGCGCTCGCCGCCGCCGTCGTCACCGCCGACCTGGTGGTCTACGGCGCGACCTCGGCGGGCATCGCCGCCGCGGTGACGGCCCGGCGGCTGGGCCGCACCGCGCTGATCGTCGAGCCGGGCGCGCACGTCGGCGGCCTGTCCACGGGCGGGCTCGGGATGACCGACAGCGGCGTCAAGACCGCGATCGGCGGCCTGGCCGGGGAGTTCTACCGGCGGGTGTACGCGAAGTACCACGGCACCGCCGTCACTCCGACCTCGCCGGCCCGCTTCACGTTCGAGCCGCACGTCGCCGCGGCGGTCTGCGACGACCTGCTCGCCGAGGCGGGCGTGCCGGTCTACCTGAACAACCGGCTCACCGGCGTCACCCGGGCGGGCAACCGGATCACAGAGCTGGCCTGTGACAACGGCCAGGTGTACCGCGCTGCGATTTACATCGACGCCACCTACGAGGGCGACCTGATGGCGGCGGCCGGGGTCGCCTGGACGGCGGGCCGCGAGGCCAACTCCGTGTACGGCGAGACCATCAACGGGGTGCAGCTGCGCAGCGGGCACCAGTTCGACCGGTTCGTCGACCCGTACGTCACCGCCGGCAGTCCGGGCAGCGGCCTGCTGCCGGGGATCTCGGCGAGCCCGCTCGCGCCCACCGGCAGCGGCGACGCGCGCATCCAGGCGTACAACTTCCGGATGTGCCTGACCCAGGCCGCCGACCGGATCCCGTTCGCCAGGCCGGGCGGCTACGAGGCGATCCGCTACGAACCGCTGGCCCGGCTCGTCCAGGCGGGATACACCGGACCGTTCTTCACCACGCACGCGGTGGGCGGCGGCAAGACGGACTCCAACAACAACGGCGCGTTCTCCACCGACTTCATCGGCGCGAACTACGGCTACCCCACGGCCTCCTACGCAGCGCGGGCCGCGACGGTCGAGGAGCACCGCGTCTACCAGCAGGGCCTCCTGTGGTTCCTGGCGAACGACCCGCGGGTGCCCGCGTCGGTGCGCAGCGCGACCGCCTCCTGGGGCCTGGCGCCCGACGAGTTCACCGGCAACGGCGGCTGGCCCACGCAGCTCTACATCCGCGAGGCCCGCCGGATGGTCTCCGCGAACGTGATGACGGAGGCCGACTGCCGCGGCAGCCGCGTCCCCGCTGACTCGGTCGGCCTGGCCAGCTACACCATGGATTCGCACAACTGCCAGCGCGTGGCGGTGTCCGGCGCGCTGAAGAACGAGGGCGACGTGCAGATCGGCGTGCCGCAGCCCTACCCGATCAGCTACCGCGCGATCGTCCCGTACGAGTCGCAGTGCGCGAACCTGCTGGTGCCGGTGTGCCTGTCCGCCAGCCACATCGCGTACGGCTCGATCCGGATGGAGCCCGTGTTCATGATCCTGGCCCAGTCGGCGGCGACCGCCGCGCACCTGGCGATCACGGCCGGCGCCGCGGTGCAGCAGGTGCCGATCGCGACCCTGCAGGCCCGGCTGCGCGCCGACGGCCAGCTGCTGACCTGGCCGCTCACCACCCCCGGTGAGATCATCGTGGACAGTTCGACCTCGGCCGGGGTGACCCGCGCGGGCGTCTGGCTCAGGTCCACTTCGGTCACCGGCTACTGGGGCCCCGACTACGAGCACGACGACAACGCGAACAAGGGCGTCAACCGGCTGCGCTTCACCCCGGCGATCCCGGCCGCCGGCACCTACCAGGTGTACCTGCGCTGGACCGCCCACCCGAACCGGGCGAGCAACGTGCCGGTCGACGTGTGCGCGAACGGCACGGTCACCACCCGCACCGTCGACCAGCGCAGCGGGGGAGGGCAGTGGGTGTCGCTGGGCGCCTTCACCCTGCCCGCCGGTTCGTCGCCGACGGGTGCGAGCGTCCTGATCCGCACCGAGGCCACCAACGGCTACGTCGTCGCCGACGCGGCCCGGTTCGTCCCGCTCTGA
- a CDS encoding AraC family transcriptional regulator produces the protein MTREAYAFVRDFAAEPARELCVDRHYLLCASAGALRLEAQGQAWLLPPARAALIEAGRPIQVSIPSPVTTASVLFDPGFAPAPPAPLTVFDLNPLARALVGECSTWGDSEEPLPAYARTLFAALAAVTWRLAEQPSPVVVPAGRSPELRRALRLTEERLGGQVRFEELAAEVGLVPRSLARRFAEETGLTWQAVLRRMRVLRAIEELAAGDAPVTKIAFGVGYTSLSAFNAAFLELTGRTPTQYRASFRP, from the coding sequence ATGACCCGTGAGGCGTACGCCTTCGTGCGGGACTTCGCTGCCGAGCCCGCCCGCGAGCTGTGCGTGGACCGCCACTACCTGCTCTGCGCCTCCGCCGGTGCGCTGCGGCTGGAGGCGCAGGGCCAGGCGTGGCTGCTGCCGCCCGCACGCGCCGCGCTGATCGAGGCGGGCCGGCCGATCCAGGTGAGCATCCCGTCGCCGGTCACGACCGCTTCGGTGCTGTTCGACCCGGGCTTCGCCCCGGCACCGCCCGCGCCGCTGACCGTGTTCGACCTCAACCCGCTCGCGCGTGCCCTGGTGGGCGAGTGCAGCACCTGGGGCGACAGCGAGGAGCCGCTGCCCGCGTACGCCCGGACGCTGTTCGCCGCGCTCGCGGCCGTCACCTGGCGGCTGGCCGAGCAGCCGAGCCCGGTCGTGGTGCCGGCGGGACGGTCGCCGGAGCTGCGCCGGGCGCTGCGGCTGACCGAGGAGCGGCTCGGCGGCCAGGTCCGGTTCGAGGAGCTGGCCGCCGAGGTCGGGCTGGTGCCGCGGTCACTGGCGCGCCGGTTCGCGGAGGAGACCGGCCTGACCTGGCAGGCGGTCCTGCGCCGGATGCGGGTGCTGCGCGCGATCGAGGAGCTGGCCGCGGGCGACGCCCCGGTCACGAAGATCGCCTTCGGTGTCGGCTACACCTCACTGTCGGCGTTCAACGCGGCGTTCCTGGAGCTGACGGGGCGCACGCCGACGCAGTACCGGGCGAGTTTCCGCCCGTGA
- a CDS encoding putative quinol monooxygenase, with the protein MLIALVDFTVAAADRPTALAQLDHERDQVRAMPGNAAFRVYASREDDTAITVVHEWHDQASFASYLESPSFTRSGRVLRPMMTSAPVSRRFHAELLETVG; encoded by the coding sequence ATGCTCATCGCCCTCGTCGACTTCACCGTGGCCGCCGCCGACCGCCCGACCGCCCTCGCCCAGCTGGACCACGAGCGCGACCAGGTGCGTGCCATGCCCGGCAACGCCGCCTTCCGGGTGTACGCCTCCCGCGAGGACGACACCGCGATCACCGTCGTGCACGAGTGGCACGACCAGGCGTCGTTCGCGAGCTACCTGGAGTCGCCGTCGTTCACCCGGTCGGGCCGGGTGCTCCGGCCGATGATGACCTCGGCTCCGGTGAGCCGCCGCTTCCACGCCGAGCTGCTGGAGACGGTCGGCTGA
- a CDS encoding TetR family transcriptional regulator, which yields MTRQRIMAAAAALFAERGYRATSMQEIADRVGITKAALYYHFAAKEDLLRELTAPVLDELEQALNAAEAAGDPESVRERAIEAFLDVHLRHRDTLLMLVRDMTLLVQAPVADRFKAAIALANTLVSGPRPTLAERVRAAQVVAGLADPVVMFHDVPPARLRRLILDGARTLLAAGGVGADRVTEPVPNPAAALRPRRRPGGRPAVLTTQDAAEIRRLRETDGLGVDELARRFGVSRATVYRSIKTR from the coding sequence GTGACGAGACAGCGGATCATGGCAGCGGCGGCGGCGCTCTTCGCCGAACGCGGCTACCGGGCGACCTCGATGCAGGAGATCGCCGACCGCGTCGGCATCACGAAGGCCGCGCTCTACTACCACTTCGCCGCCAAGGAGGATCTGCTCCGCGAGCTGACCGCCCCGGTGCTCGACGAGCTGGAACAGGCGCTCAACGCGGCCGAGGCCGCCGGCGACCCGGAATCCGTGCGCGAGCGCGCGATCGAGGCCTTCCTCGACGTGCACCTACGGCACCGGGACACGCTGCTCATGCTGGTCCGCGACATGACCCTGCTCGTGCAGGCGCCGGTCGCCGACCGCTTCAAGGCCGCCATCGCGCTGGCCAACACGCTGGTGAGCGGTCCGCGCCCGACGCTGGCCGAACGCGTGCGCGCGGCGCAGGTCGTAGCCGGGCTCGCCGATCCGGTGGTGATGTTCCACGACGTGCCACCGGCGCGACTGCGCAGGCTGATCCTCGACGGCGCGCGCACCCTCCTGGCGGCCGGCGGGGTGGGCGCCGACCGCGTGACGGAACCGGTCCCGAATCCGGCTGCCGCGCTGCGTCCGCGCCGCCGGCCGGGCGGGCGTCCAGCCGTGCTGACCACACAGGACGCCGCCGAGATCCGCCGCCTGCGGGAGACGGACGGCCTGGGGGTCGACGAACTCGCGCGGCGGTTCGGCGTCTCGCGTGCCACCGTCTATCGCAGTATCAAAACTAGATGA
- a CDS encoding alpha/beta hydrolase — protein sequence MGKPTRLDVFFASDRGLLAGCLYRPESPQPVPCVVMCSGFGSTMDRLFPWAEAYAEAGLAALVFDYGGFGRSEGDPRQVVDLGRQRADIRAAVACARAAEGVDPDRIVLWGNSLGGAHAVVVAAGDARIAAVVAQIPFNGFPRRVAGRSTAQTLRLLAAIVADALRGRLGLSPHYIPLVAPPGEVAVTNAAEAAAHISTLSGGDTLWRNLVAPRGILQMMRYHPDRAAARLTVPLLVCLAADDAETPVELSRRLADRARRGTLKLYPGTHFSFYADARTRQAVAADQIRFLDDVLAAAEGAGRASHTDEP from the coding sequence ATGGGTAAGCCTACGAGGCTCGACGTGTTCTTCGCGAGTGATCGTGGCCTGCTGGCCGGGTGTCTTTACCGGCCGGAGTCCCCGCAGCCGGTGCCGTGCGTGGTGATGTGCTCCGGCTTCGGCAGCACCATGGATCGCCTCTTTCCCTGGGCCGAGGCCTACGCCGAGGCCGGGCTGGCGGCCCTGGTGTTCGACTACGGCGGCTTCGGCCGCAGCGAGGGCGATCCCCGCCAGGTCGTCGACCTCGGCCGGCAACGGGCCGACATCCGGGCGGCGGTGGCCTGTGCCCGCGCCGCCGAGGGCGTCGATCCTGATCGCATCGTGCTCTGGGGGAACTCGCTCGGCGGCGCGCATGCCGTCGTCGTCGCGGCCGGCGATGCGCGGATCGCGGCCGTCGTGGCGCAGATCCCGTTCAACGGGTTCCCGCGGCGGGTCGCGGGACGGTCGACGGCGCAGACCCTGCGCCTCCTGGCGGCCATCGTCGCGGACGCGCTGCGGGGCAGACTCGGCCTGTCTCCGCACTACATCCCACTCGTCGCGCCGCCGGGCGAGGTGGCGGTCACCAACGCGGCCGAGGCAGCGGCCCACATCAGCACGCTGTCCGGCGGGGACACCCTGTGGCGCAACCTGGTCGCGCCCCGCGGCATCCTGCAGATGATGCGTTACCACCCGGACCGGGCGGCCGCGCGGCTGACGGTGCCGCTGCTGGTCTGCCTCGCGGCCGACGACGCTGAGACGCCCGTGGAGCTGAGCCGCCGGCTGGCCGACCGCGCGCGGCGCGGCACGCTGAAGCTGTACCCGGGCACCCACTTCTCGTTCTACGCCGATGCGCGCACCCGGCAGGCCGTCGCCGCGGACCAGATCCGGTTCCTGGACGATGTGCTCGCAGCTGCCGAAGGGGCAGGCCGTGCGTCCCACACCGACGAGCCCTAG